A region from the Brassica napus cultivar Da-Ae chromosome C8, Da-Ae, whole genome shotgun sequence genome encodes:
- the LOC106403043 gene encoding cyclin-A3-2: MTEKEICVRMTRAAVKRKSTATEDERVTKKRVVLGELPNLSNISVLSSFNQIPKPAKSLGALLRKTAPVALAAVEFGSDIDARSDDPKMCGPYVSDIYEYLRQMEVKPKQRPLPDYMEKVQKDVTPTMRGVLVDWLVEVADEYKLLSETLHLTVSYIDRFLSLKTVNKKRLQLLGVSAMLIASKYEEISPPKVEDFCYITDNTFSKQDVVKMEADILLALQFELGRPTINSFIRRFTRVAQEDFNVPHLQLEPLSCYLSELSILDYKAVKFLPSMLAASAVFLARFIIRPKQHPWNQMLEEYTKYKAADLQECVGIIHDLYLRRRGGALQAVRDKYKHHKFQCVATMPVSPVLPVTFWEDVTI; the protein is encoded by the exons ATGACTGAGAAGGAGATCTGTGTGAGGATGACGAGAGCGGCGGTGAAGAGAAAGTCTACGGCCACGGAGGATGAACGTGTCACCAAGAAGAGAGTGGTTCTCGGCGAGCTTCCGAATCTCTCCAACATCTCCGTCTTGTCCAGTTTCAATCAGATCCCGAAGCCCGCAAAGAGTCTTGGAGCTCTATTGAGAAAGACGGCTCCGGTGGCTTTGGCTGCCGTGGAATTTGGATCTGACATTGATGCTCGATCCGATGATCCCAAGATGTGCGGACCTTATGTCTCCGACATCTACGAGTATCTCCGTCAAATGGAG GTGAAGCCAAAGCAAAGACCTTTACCTGATTACATGGAAAAGGTTCAGAAAGATGTAACGCCAACCATGAGAGGTGTTTTGGTTGATTGGTTAGTCGAAGTTGCTGACGAGTACAAACTCCTGTCTGAGACACTCCATCTCACTGTCTCTTACATCGATAGATTCTTGTCCTTAAAGACCGTCAACAAGAAGAGGCTTCAGCTCTTGGGAGTTTCTGCTATGCTTATTGCCTC gaagtatgaagagaTAAGTCCTCCCAAAGTAGAAGATTTCTGTTACATCACTGATAATACATTTTCGAAACAAGATGTGGTGAAGATGGAAGCAGATATACTTCTTGCCCTTCAGTTTGAACTGGGAAGACCCACAATCAATTCTTTTATAAG ACGATTCACAAGGGTTGCACAAGAAGATTTCAAT GTGCCACACTTGCAGCTAGAACCACTCTCTTGCTACTTATCAGAATTGAGTATATTAGATTACAAAGCTGTGAAGTTTTTGCCATCTATGTTGGCTGCTTCTGCTGTTTTCCTTGCTCGATTCATCATCCGTCCAAAACAACATCCTTGG AATCAGATGTTGGAAGAATACACAAAGTACAAAGCGGCTGATCTACAAGAGTGTGTGGGAATCATACATGACTTGTATCTGAGGAGAAGAGgaggtgctttacaagctgttAGAGATAAATACAAGCACCACAAG TTCCAGTGCGTTGCGACCATGCCTGTATCACCTGTCCTACCGGTTACCTTCTGGGAGGACGTTACCATTTGA